The following proteins come from a genomic window of Salvia hispanica cultivar TCC Black 2014 chromosome 4, UniMelb_Shisp_WGS_1.0, whole genome shotgun sequence:
- the LOC125219144 gene encoding protein SCO1 homolog 1, mitochondrial has product MASAFLRNSSLRQICYSFNSRFISSRFHSLPDKSLQNTPPSTSPYELLRAFSANSRFLCTNAPNPGVAQSPGSNVNAAVQPAASAQGGSENKNDGGQSSGGSENTQQEGKSVRGGPVSWMSFFLLFCTGVGLVYYYDREKKRHIEGLNKASTAVKQGPSVGKAAIGGPFNLIDHNGKAVTEKDFLGKWNLFYFGFTHCPDICPDELIKLASAIDKIKAKSGLEVVPVFISVDPERDTVEQVREYVKEFHPKLIGLTGSPEEVKKTARAYRVYYMKTEEEGSDYLVDHSIVMYLMDPNMEFVKFFGKNFDDASLADGVIQEIKQHKKVKA; this is encoded by the exons ATGGCTTCAGCATTTCTGCGAAATTCGAGCCTCCGTCAAATCTGCTACTCCTTCAATTCTCGATTTATCTCCTCCAGATTTCACTCTCTTCCTGATAAATCTCTGCAGAATACGCCTCCTTCCACCAGTCCGTACGAACTGCTGCGTGCATTTTCCGCCAACAGTCGATTTTTGTGCACGAACGCCCCCAATCCAGGAGTTGCTCAATCGCCGGGATCGAATGTCAATGCTGCGGTGCAGCCTGCTGCCTCGGCTCAGGGCGGTTCCGAAAATAAGAATGATGGAGGGCAGAGTTCAGGTGGATCGGAAAACACTCAGCAGGAAGGGAAGTCTGTCCGAGGAGGG CCTGTTTCATGGATGAGTTTCTTTTTGCTTTTCTGTACTGGAGTGGGATTGGTGTACTACTACGACAGGGAAAAGAAACGACATATTGAAG GCTTAAATAAGGCTTCGACCGCAGTAAAACAGGGACCTTCAGTAGGGAAAGCAGCTATCGGAGGCCCATTTAACCTCATTGACCATAACGGCAAAGCGGTCACTGAGAAGGATTTTTTGGGAAAGTGgaacttgttttattttggattcACTCATTGTCCTGATATATGCCCAGATGAGCTAATAAAGCTGGCTTCtgcaattgataaaataa AGGCAAAATCTGGATTGGAAGTAGTGCCAGTGTTCATATCAGTTGATCCAGAAAGGGATACTGTTGAACAAGTACGCGAGTATGTCAAAG AATTCCACCCGAAGTTGATTGGCCTCACCGGTTCACCAGAAGAGGTCAAGAAGACTGCACGTGCTTATCGAGTGTACTATATGAAGACTGAAGAAGAAGGATCAGACTATCTAGTTGACCACTCTATAGTCAT GTATCTGATGGACCCAAATATGGAATTTGTGAAGTTCTTTGGGAAGAACTTTGACGACGCCTCACTTGCTGATGGAGTTATTCAGGAGATAAAGCAACACAAGAAAGTTAAAGCATAG
- the LOC125219025 gene encoding uncharacterized protein LOC125219025, which translates to MAGGGNFIHRVLSYVANELIVNGLANNPSFQRFAVRTSRKMNEISEIAAQKKKELAEQVKDASKNFGPKDQ; encoded by the exons ATGGCTGGGGGCGGAAATTTCATTCACAGAGTGCTTTCTTATGTCGCTAACGAGCTCATCGTAAATGGACTTGCCAACAA CCCGAGTTTCCAGAGATTTGCAGTGAGGACATCAAGGAAGATGAACGAAATATCTGAGATTG CTGCTCAGAAGAAGAAAGAGTTGGCCGAGCAAGTGAAGGATGCATCTAAGAACTTTGGG CCCAAGGACCAGTGA
- the LOC125219230 gene encoding protein trichome birefringence-like 3 translates to MGMPKPPRGKLPLSILAIAICALAFLVLLYTESITFFSPTSIFRLKPCARRYAAKKAATEKKKVDAALRRATDDRFEFDPKECSLNQGKWVFNRTNKPLYTDTSCPYLDRQVSCVKNGKRDLDYQKWEWRPDDCILPRFDPKTALLKLQGKRIMFVGDSLQRGQWQSLVCLVESVIPQGEKSMKRGRMHNVFKAKQYNATIEFYWAPFLVESNSDLHIIADPKKRILRVDSVAKHAEHWTNVDILVFNTYVWWMSGLKIKSLWGSFANGEEGFQELDASVSYTLGLKTWANWVDSNINPNKTKVFFTTMSPTHQRSADWGNEKGIKCFNETKPIRNKWHWGTGSDLRIMRAVVDVVGKMKTPVTMLNVTQLSEYRIDAHSLIYTESGGRLLTDEEKKDPLHHADCIHWCLPGVPDTWNRILYAHLLFV, encoded by the exons ATGGGGATGCCAAAGCCCCCAAGAGGAAAGCTACCTCTGTCGATTCTTGCCATCGCAATCTGCGCGTTGGCTTTCCTCGTGCTGCTCTACACAGAGAGCATCACCTTCTTCTCTCCAACCTCTATTTTTAGGCTCAAGCCCTGTGCCAGAAGGTATGCTGCCAAGAAAGCTGCCACAG agaaaaaaaaagttgatgcAGCATTGAGACGTGCCACAGATGACCGGTTTGAGTTTGACCCGAAAGAGTGCTCTCTCAATCAAGGGAAATGGGTGTTCAACCGTACTAATAAGCCTCTGTATACGGACACATCATGCCCGTATCTGGACAGGCAGGTCTCGTGTGTCAAGAATGGGAAGCGCGATCTTGATTACCAGAAATGGGAATGGAGGCCTGATGACTGCATATTGCCTAG GTTTGATCCGAAAACTGCACTGCTGAAGCTGCAAGGGAAGAGGATCATGTTCGTTGGGGACTCACTGCAGAGAGGGCAGTGGCAGTCCCTCGTCTGCCTAGTTGAATCTGTGATACCACAAGGGGAGAAATCAATGAAACGAGGGCGTATGCATAACGTGTTCAAAGCCAAG CAATACAACGCAACCATCGAGTTCTACTGGGCTCCGTTTCTCGTGGAATCAAACTCGGATCTTCACATAATAGCAGACCCAAAGAAGAGGATTCTGAGAGTCGATTCAGTAGCAAAGCATGCCGAGCACTGGACAAACGTAGACATCCTGGTATTCAACACATATGTTTGGTGGATGAGTGGTCTGAAGATTAAGTCACT ATGGGGTTCATTTGCAAATggtgaagaaggatttcaagaacttGATGCCTCTGTTTCGTACACATTAGGACTCAAGACATGGGCAAATTGGGTGGATTCAAATATAAATCCCAATAAAACAAAGGTGTTTTTCACCACAATGTCTCCTACTCATCAAAG GAGCGCAGATTGGGGCAACGAGAAAGGCATCAAATGCTTCAACGAGACGAAGCCGATCAGAAACAAATGGCACTGGGGAACCGGCTCCGACCTGCGGATCATGAGAGCCGTCGTCGACGTGGTCGGAAAGATGAAGACTCCGGTGACGATGCTGAACGTGACTCAGCTGTCGGAGTACAGAATCGATGCCCACTCGTTAATCTACACTGAATCGGGGGGAAGATTGTTGACGGATGAAGAGAAGAAGGATCCATTGCACCACGCAGATTGCATACATTGGTGTTTACCGGGAGTCCCCGACACTTGGAATCGGATTCTCTACGCGCATTTGCTCTTCGTGTAG
- the LOC125223022 gene encoding histone H4 produces the protein MSGRGKGGKGLGKGGAKRHRKVLRDNIQGITKPAIRRLARRGGVKRISGLIYEETRGVLKIFLENVIRDAVTYTEHARRKTVTAMDVVYALKRQGRTLYGFGG, from the coding sequence ATGTCGGGAAGAGGAAAAGGCGGAAAGGGGCTCGGCAAGGGCGGCGCCAAGCGCCACCGCAAGGTGCTGAGGGACAACATCCAGGGCATCACCAAGCCGGCGATCCGCCGTCTGGCGCGTCGTGGCGGCGTCAAGCGTATCAGCGGCCTCATCTACGAGGAGACGCGCGGCGTGCTCAAGATCTTCCTCGAGAACGTCATCCGTGATGCTGTGACCTACACCGAGCACGCTCGCCGGAAAACCGTGACGGCGATGGACGTCGTCTACGCGCTCAAGAGGCAGGGGCGCACTCTCTACGGATTCGGCGGCTGA
- the LOC125185307 gene encoding PHD finger-like domain-containing protein 5A has translation MAKHHPDLIMCRKQPGIAIGRLCEKDDGKCVICDSYVRPCTLVRICDECNYGSFQGRCVICGGVGISDAYYCKECTQLEKDRDGCPKIVNLGSAKTDLFYERKKYGFKKR, from the coding sequence ATGGCTAAACATCATCCTGACTTGATCATGTGTCGTAAGCAACCTGGCATCGCCATTGGAAGGCTGTGTGAGAAAGATGATGGCAAGTGTGTGATATGCGACTCCTATGTTCGCCCTTGCACCCTTGTGAGGATATGTGATGAGTGCAACTATGGGTCTTTCCAAGGCCGGTGCGTTATCTGTGGTGGGGTGGGGATCTCTGATGCCTACTACTGCAAGGAGTGCACTCAGCTGGAGAAGGACAGGGATGGGTGCCCCAAGATAGTGAATCTGGGTAGTGCTAAAACGGATCTATTCTATGAGCGCAAGAAGTATGGCTTCAAAAAgaggtga
- the LOC125222362 gene encoding calcium-dependent protein kinase 13 has translation MGNCCRSPAAVAREDVKSSNFSGHDHGRKDKSSGNVKKAITVLTDVKKDNIDDKYLIDRELGRGEFGVTYLCIDRETRELLACKSISKRKLRTAVDIEDVRREVAIMKHLPRNSSIVSFKEACEDENAVHLVMELCEGGELFDRIVARGHYTERAAAAVMRTIVEVVQLCHKHGVIHRDLKPENFLFANKKENSPLKAIDFGLSIFFKPGERFSEIVGSPYYMAPEVLKRSYGPEIDIWSAGVILYILLCGVPPFWAESEQGVAQAIIRGKIDFEREPWPSISDSAKSLVRLMLEPDPKIRLTAKQVLEHTWLQNAKKAPNVPLGDVVKSRLKQFSLMNRFKRKALRVIADFLSNEEVEGIKEIFAKIDTDNDGKVSIEELKAGLLKFNGQMDPSEVQMLIEAVDTNGKGTLDYGEFLAISLHLQKMANDEHLHKAFSYFDKDGNGYIEHDELRDALMEDGVDDCTDVANDIFQEVDTDKDGRISYDEFVAMMKTGTDWRKASRHYSRGRFNSLSIKLMKDGSINLGE, from the exons ATGGGGAATTGCTGCAGATCTCCGGCAGCCGTCGCCAGAGAAGACGTCAAATCTTCCAACTTCTCCGGCCACGATCACGGCCGGAAGGATAAATCGTCGGGAAATGTGAAAAAGGCGATCACAGTTCTGACAGATGTGAAGAAGGATAACATTGACGATAAGTATCTAATCGACAGGGAGCTCGGCCGCGGCGAGTTCGGAGTCACTTATCTCTGCATTGATCGGGAGACGAGGGAGCTGCTGGCCTGCAAGTCGATATCCAAGCGGAAGCTACGGACGGCGGTGGACATCGAGGATGTGCGGCGGGAGGTGGCGATAATGAAGCATCTCCCGAGGAACTCCAGCATTGTCAGCTTCAAGGAGGCCTGCGAGGACGAGAATGCGGTGCATTTGGTGATGGAGCTGTGCGAGGGCGGGGAGCTGTTCGACAGGATCGTGGCGCGTGGACATTACACGGAGCGGGCCGCGGCTGCCGTGATGCGGACGATTGTAGAGGTCGTGCAGCTCTGCCACAAGCACGGCGTGATCCATCGGGATTTGAAGCCCGAGAATTTCCTGTTCGCGAATAAGAAGGAGAATTCGCCGCTTAAAGCTATCGATTTTGGCTTGTCGATCTTCTTCAAGCCTG GTGAAAGGTTTTCTGAAATTGTGGGGAGCCCTTACTATATGGCTCCAGAGGTTCTAAAGCGAAGCTACGGCCCAGAGATAGATATATGGAGTGCTGGCGTGATTCTCTATATATTGTTGTGTGGAGTTCCTCCTTTCTGGGCTG AATCTGAACAAGGCGTTGCCCAGGCCATCATACGTGGGAAAATAGACTTTGAGCGCGAACCGTGGCCAAGTATTTCAGATAGCGCCAAGAGCCTTGTAAGACTGATGCTAGAACCTGATCCGAAGATTCGGCTGACTGCAAAGCAAGTTCTTG AACACACTTGGCTTCAGAATGCAAAGAAGGCGCCAAATGTTCCCCTTGGGGATGTAGTCAAGTCACGTCTGAAGCAATTTTCATTGATGAACAGATTCAAGAGGAAGGCTCTTAGG GTGATTGCTGATTTCTTGTCTAACGAAGAAGTTGAAGGTATCAAAGAGATATTTGCTAAGATAGATACAGATAATGATGGTAAAGTTTCAATTGAAGAACTGAAGGCTGGGTTATTGAAATTCAATGGGCAAATGGATCCATCTGAAGTGCAAATGCTCATTGAAGCT GTGGATACAAATGGTAAAGGAACCTTGGACTATGGTGAATTCCTTGCAATTTCACTCCATCTGCAGAAGATGGCCAATGATGAACATCTCCACAAGGCTTTCTCATACTTTGACAAAGATGGGAATGGTTACATTGAGCATGATGAGCTTCGAGATGCCTTGATGGAAGACGGAGTTGATGACTGTACAGATGTGGCAAATGATATATTCCAGGAGGTTGACACAGACAAG GATGGGCGTATCAGCTATGATGAATTCGTTGCCATGATGAAAACTGGGACAGACTGGAGAAAGGCTTCTCGACATTACTCAAGAGGAAGATTCAACAGTTTGAGCATAAAGTTGATGAAGGATGGTTCTATAAACTTGGGTGAGTAA
- the LOC125223067 gene encoding myb family transcription factor PHL7-like, translating into MGSHRSNSLSKERLKWTKELHDLFEKAVNQIGGPDRATPKGILKAMGIPGLTIFHVKSHLQKYRMSVFTREEDYTKGKLDRRSVSEMLPNFSAISGAQLNEALQIQMEAQRRLSDQLEVQKSLKMKIEAQGRFLDKIMEEYKNRQPGTTKPYSPIHSLPSLSEESEQSNDKEFDSDLEGISEISYKEEFRPPKRIKIVQENVVPQMPISFNLDSPNLNMVPLDGISRNLYAEQEMGFMPWGSDTFSPSPLLLPPGMYSHLNR; encoded by the exons ATGGGCTCTCACCGGTCGAACAGCTTGTCCAAGGAGAGGCTCAAGTGGACGAAAGAACTGCACGACTTGTTCGAGAAGGCAGTCAATCAGATTGGAGGTCCAGACA GGGCAACTCCTAAAGGTATTCTCAAGGCCATGGGTATTCCTGGACTGACTATCTTTCATGTCAAGAGTCACTTGCag AAATACAGGATGTCAGTATTTACTCGAGAAGAAGACTACACGA AAGGGAAGCTTGATAGACGAAGCGTATCAGAGATGCTGCCCAACTTCAGTGCTATCTC GGGTGCACAACTAAACGAGGCATTGCAAATACAAATGGAAGCCCAGAGAAGACTGAGCGATCAGCTTGAG GTCCAGAAAAGCTTGAAGATGAAAATCGAAGCACAGGGAAGATTTCTAGACAAGATCATGGAGGAGTACAAGAACCGACAGCCAGGAACCACCAAGCCATACTCTCCGATTCACTCACTGCCGTCTCTCAGTGAGGAATCGGAGCAGTCAAATGACAAGGAATTCGACTCAGACTTGGAAGGCATTAGTGAGATATCATATAAAGAAGAGTTCCGGCCTCCAAAGAGGATCAAGATTGTTCAGGAAAATGTTGTTCCACAAATGCCAATATCGTTCAATCTTGATTCACCAAACTTGAATATGGTCCCTCTAGATGGGATTAGCAGGAATCTATATGCAGAGCAGGAGATGGGCTTCATGCCGTGGGGCAGCGACACCTTCTCGCCGTCACCACTGCTGCTGCCGCCGGGCATGTACAGCCATCTGAATCggtaa
- the LOC125223068 gene encoding PHD finger protein ALFIN-LIKE 2-like produces MASVSSSPRTVEEIFKDYSARRAGIVRALTSDVDEFYGLCDPEKENLCLYGHSDETWEVTLPAEEVPPELPEPALGINFARDGMNRRDWLSLIAVHSDCWLLSVAFYLGARLNRNERKRLFSLINELPTAFEVVTERKPGKDKPNADSGSKPRVGTKRSNDGQVKSNPKLADENFEEEEDEHTETFCGSCGGNYSADEFWIGCDICERWYHGKCVKITPAKAENIKQYKCPSCMKRTRQ; encoded by the exons ATGGCATCAGTTTCCTCGAGTCCTCGAACTGTAGAGGAGATCTTCAAAGATTACAGTGCTCGTCGCGCCGGAATCGTTCGTGCTTTAACTAGCG ATGTGGATGAATTTTACGGGCTGTGCGATCCAG AGAAGGAGAATTTGTGTCTGTATGGACACTCGGATGAAACTTGGGAAGTAACTCTCCCAGCTGAGGAGGTTCCACCGGAGCTCCCGGAACCTGCCCTTGGTATCAACTTTGCTAGGGATGGGATGAACCGAAGAGATTGGCTTTCTTTAATTGCTGTGCACAGTGATTGTTGGTTGCTCTCTGTCGCTTTTTACCTTGGAGCTAGGCTTAATCGTAATGAGAG GAAGCGCCTCTTCAGCTTGATCAATGAATTGCCGACAGCTTTTGAAGTGGTAACAGAAAGAAAGCCTGGAAAAGATAAACCCAATGCAGATAGTGGAAGCAAACCTCGTGTTGGCACAAAG AGATCCAATGATGGCCAAGTCAAAAGCAACCCTAAGCTGGCTGATGAAAATTtcgaagaagaggaagacgAACATACTGAAACATTTTGTGGAAGCTGTGGCGGTAACTACAGTGCAGATGAGTTCTGGATTGGTTGTGACATCTGCGAGCGATGGTACCATGGGAAATGCGTGAAGATAACGCCTGCTAAAGCCGAGAACATCAAGCAATACAAATGCCCCTCCTGCATGAAGCGCACTAGGCAGTAG